The genomic DNA CTTTTCGCCGATGAGGAGAACACAAAGCCGAACATCCTCTGGATTTCGGCAGAAGACATCAGCGCCCATTTTGAGTGCTATGGCGATCCGCATGCGATCACTCCAAATGTGGACCAACTGGCAAAGGAAGGGATGCGCTACACACACGCCTTCACGACTGCCGGTGTCTGTGCTCCCTGCCGAAGCGGAATCATCACAGGGATGTATCAAACGACACTCGGAACCCAACACATGCGTTGCGTCGCGAAATTGCCCGAGATGATTCAACCGTTCCCGACCTACTTGCGACAGACCGGATACTATTGCTCAAACAACTCGAAGCAGGACTACCAATTCAAACCCCCTTCCGGAACATGGGACGCCTCGAACCGAAAAGCTCACTGGCGAAACCGAGAGGACAAATCGAAGCCGTTCTTCTCGGTTTTCAACTTTACAGGCTGCCACGAAAGTGGGATTGCTTCGGAAGAGAAATATAGATCGGTAACGAAAGATCTCACTCCAGATCAACGACAGAACGCCGACGAGCTGACAACGTTTCCTCCGTATTATCCAGACTCCCCTATCGCGAGAGAAGATTGGAAGCGGAATTACGAACTGATTACCGCCATGGATGCCTGGGCGGGAAATTTGATTCAGCAACTAAAAAATGACGGCCTCTACGAGGAGACCATCATCTTCTTCTGGTCCGATCATGGTGTCGGATTACCGCGAGCGAAACGCTGGCTGTACGATTCTGGAACTCATATTCCTTTGGTCGTTCGCATTCCGGAAAAGTACCGCACCGGAGATCAGGGCGAGCCGGGCATGGTGGTCGATCAGCTTGTCAGCTCCATCGACTTTGGACCAACGGTTCTCAATCTTGCTGGCGTCAATATTCCTGAACACGTTCAGGGAGAGCCGTTTCTCGGGAAAGACCTCCCAGCGCCAAGGAAATATGTTTTCGGAGCACGAGACCGAATGGATGAACGCTACGACATCATCCGCATGGTTCGAAATCAACGGTATCAATACATTCGAAATTACGAACCGCTCAAAACGTTTTACCAGTACATGAACACGCCCGAAACCGGAGCGACGATGAAAGTCCTGCGGGAACGACACGAAGCTGGCGATCTCCGGCCCGCAGCCAACTTCTACTTC from Thalassoglobus polymorphus includes the following:
- a CDS encoding sulfatase-like hydrolase/transferase; amino-acid sequence: MKYFYALALLLPTALFADEENTKPNILWISAEDISAHFECYGDPHAITPNVDQLAKEGMRYTHAFTTAGVCAPCRSGIITGMYQTTLGTQHMRCVAKLPEMIQPFPTYLRQTGYYCSNNSKQDYQFKPPSGTWDASNRKAHWRNREDKSKPFFSVFNFTGCHESGIASEEKYRSVTKDLTPDQRQNADELTTFPPYYPDSPIAREDWKRNYELITAMDAWAGNLIQQLKNDGLYEETIIFFWSDHGVGLPRAKRWLYDSGTHIPLVVRIPEKYRTGDQGEPGMVVDQLVSSIDFGPTVLNLAGVNIPEHVQGEPFLGKDLPAPRKYVFGARDRMDERYDIIRMVRNQRYQYIRNYEPLKTFYQYMNTPETGATMKVLRERHEAGDLRPAANFYFTPTKPVEELYDCQTDPHELNNLADQPEYADILTELRNAHLNWVKQTRDLGLVAEPILVEREKEIGHRYGILRGKNAEAAADRLAETAALASSGESATNDLIAALDDEDSAVRYWGATGLGNIGMPAVKADQKLKEILQTDDSPVVQIAAARALCRMEQPETALPVLVEHLRNGEQWERLNAAIVLDEIDEQALPVIQEMHSALKPRPDLYAKGKYVVRVINRALNQLESTNRKVP